The Rhodothermales bacterium genome has a segment encoding these proteins:
- a CDS encoding transposase, translated as MRELCGLDVSSSQVSRAAQELDEELQAWRAREIGQVTYLILDARYEKVRHGESCFAGLRRTPRQAILSEIDEEWATGRHYLNMEPV; from the coding sequence GCGAGCTCTGCGGCCTCGACGTCTCCAGCAGCCAGGTCAGTCGAGCCGCGCAGGAGCTTGACGAGGAGCTGCAGGCGTGGCGGGCACGCGAGATCGGCCAGGTCACTTACCTCATCCTGGACGCCCGATACGAGAAGGTCCGGCACGGTGAAAGTTGCTTTGCCGGCCTCCGTCGAACGCCTCGACAGGCGATCCTCTCCGAGATCGACGAGGAATGGGCCACCGGACGCCATTACCTGAACATGGAGCCTGTCTGA